In Geobacter sp., a single window of DNA contains:
- a CDS encoding methylmalonyl-CoA mutase, whose amino-acid sequence MSISDQKQAWESAIVARNIAKAPERKAAFCTTSNIEMERCFTPEFEYAGYEEDLGFPGQYPFTRGVQPTMYRGRFWTMRQYAGFGTAKESNERYKYLLSAGQTGLSVAFDLPTQMGYDSDAAMAAGEVGKVGVAIDSLADMEILFDGIPLDQVSTSMTINSTAAILLAMYIAVAEKQGVSADKISGTIQNDILKEYMARGTYIYPPRESMRIITDIFAYCKDHVPKWNTISISGYHIREAGSSAVQEVAFTLADGIAYVDAAIKAGLDVDEFAPRLAFFFNAHNNLLEEVAKFRAARRMWAKIMKERFKAKDPRSMMLRFHTQTAGCTLTAQQPDNNIMRVTIQALAAVLGGTQSLHTNSRDEALALPTEDSVRIALRTQQVIAYESGVADSIDPLAGSFLVESLTDRIEEAAFDYIDKIDKLGGAVEAISRGFQQKEIQDSAYAYQKAIESGDQVIVGVNKFAIQEPPPTDLLKIKEAVEISQKQALAGMKGRRDANAVQARLQALETAARGTDNLMPFIVEAVKSYATLGEIANVLRSVFGIHRETVVL is encoded by the coding sequence ATGAGTATTTCCGATCAGAAGCAGGCATGGGAGTCTGCAATCGTTGCCAGGAATATCGCCAAGGCTCCGGAACGGAAGGCCGCGTTTTGTACTACTTCGAATATTGAGATGGAACGATGTTTCACTCCCGAATTCGAGTACGCAGGATATGAAGAGGATCTCGGTTTCCCCGGGCAATATCCCTTTACCCGTGGTGTGCAACCGACCATGTACCGCGGACGATTCTGGACAATGCGCCAGTATGCCGGTTTCGGTACGGCCAAGGAATCGAATGAACGGTACAAGTATCTTCTCTCTGCCGGACAGACCGGGCTTTCGGTGGCCTTCGACCTGCCGACCCAGATGGGATATGATTCGGATGCAGCCATGGCTGCCGGCGAGGTAGGGAAGGTCGGCGTGGCCATAGATTCGCTGGCAGATATGGAGATCCTCTTTGACGGTATCCCCCTGGACCAGGTTTCTACCTCCATGACCATCAATTCCACAGCTGCCATCCTGCTGGCCATGTATATCGCCGTGGCGGAAAAGCAGGGGGTTTCCGCAGACAAGATTTCGGGTACGATCCAGAACGATATCCTCAAGGAGTACATGGCCCGCGGTACTTACATCTACCCGCCGCGCGAGTCGATGCGGATCATCACCGACATCTTTGCCTATTGCAAGGATCATGTGCCCAAGTGGAACACCATCTCCATCTCCGGCTATCATATCCGCGAGGCCGGTTCAAGTGCAGTGCAGGAGGTGGCGTTTACCCTTGCGGACGGGATCGCCTACGTGGATGCGGCAATAAAGGCTGGCCTGGACGTGGATGAATTTGCCCCGCGTCTGGCGTTCTTCTTCAATGCCCACAACAACCTCCTGGAGGAGGTTGCCAAATTCCGCGCTGCACGCCGCATGTGGGCTAAGATCATGAAGGAGCGCTTCAAGGCAAAAGACCCCCGCTCCATGATGCTCCGTTTTCATACCCAGACGGCAGGCTGTACTCTCACGGCGCAACAGCCGGACAACAATATCATGCGTGTAACCATCCAGGCCCTTGCTGCGGTGCTCGGCGGGACCCAGTCGCTCCATACCAATTCCCGTGACGAGGCTTTAGCACTCCCCACGGAAGATTCGGTTCGCATTGCCCTGCGGACGCAGCAGGTCATTGCCTACGAGTCGGGCGTGGCTGACTCCATCGACCCTCTCGCCGGGAGTTTTCTGGTCGAATCCCTTACCGACCGGATCGAAGAGGCAGCCTTCGATTACATCGACAAGATCGATAAGCTGGGCGGAGCTGTGGAGGCGATTTCACGCGGGTTCCAGCAAAAGGAGATACAGGATTCCGCATATGCGTACCAGAAGGCCATTGAGTCCGGAGACCAGGTAATCGTCGGGGTCAACAAGTTTGCCATCCAGGAACCGCCCCCGACTGATCTCCTGAAAATCAAGGAGGCGGTGGAGATCTCCCAGAAACAGGCCCTGGCCGGCATGAAGGGCAGACGAGACGCAAATGCCGTGCAGGCGCGCTTGCAGGCCCTGGAAACAGCAGCTCGGGGAACGGACAACCTGATGCCGTTCATTGTCGAGGCAGTCAAGTCATACGCAACCCTTGGGGAGATTGCCAATGTCCTGCGCAGTGTCTTCGGCATTCATCGCGAGACAGTGGTGCTTTGA
- the mce gene encoding methylmalonyl-CoA epimerase, translated as MLSKINHVGIAVRSLEDALPLYRDQLGMACKGIEEVAEQKVRVAMLQIGESKIELLEPTSLESPLAKFLEKNGPGIHHLAYEVADIEAAIAKLVADGVKMIDVVPRNGAHKTRIAFLHPKSTHGVLTELCAPGH; from the coding sequence ATGCTTTCAAAGATCAACCACGTCGGGATCGCGGTCAGATCCCTTGAAGATGCGCTGCCACTGTATCGCGACCAACTCGGCATGGCATGCAAGGGGATCGAAGAGGTTGCCGAGCAGAAGGTGCGCGTCGCAATGCTGCAGATCGGCGAATCAAAGATCGAACTCCTGGAGCCGACGTCCCTGGAGAGCCCGCTGGCAAAGTTCCTGGAGAAAAATGGACCAGGAATACATCATCTTGCCTACGAGGTTGCGGACATCGAGGCTGCCATTGCCAAGCTCGTGGCCGACGGTGTCAAGATGATCGATGTTGTACCGCGCAACGGCGCACATAAAACGCGAATCGCTTTTCTACACCCGAAGAGTACGCATGGTGTCCTGACCGAGCTCTGCGCACCGGGTCATTAA
- a CDS encoding biotin carboxylase gives MNDLYMNNPLIHRDRRLGQSPSAWVRSFACEDLKPLIVCRGPIRKEAMDVFEEMGIGHYGILLSEKDSIVYPNALAPELRQLTDSTRVHRVPDYTGASKEERVERIGQIIQIAKDNGYDSIFAGYGFMAEDEEFVAAIENAGLKFIGPNSRTQADAGKKDEAKRTALQVGVSVTPGINNVTARTLVKKHPTRDNLLALVKAEGLKVDAKVLKDTKLSLEDLADEILYASYEKGIDLYSIEELCVQVQAEVIAMFKEYPGSRIRLKAIGGGGGKGQRILGASLLTAKNPTDKQIKEAAAEAPTLVREVLNEVKANGVGDNKNVLIELNIEQTRHNEIQLLGNGEWCVSLGGRDCSLQMHEQKLLEISVTQEGLTLAIEKAKKAGRKAEVKALESDLNVLKRMEDDAAKFGQAVGLDSASTFECIVDRDRYYFMEVNTRIQVEHRVSELCYSLKFTNPKDKKDFFIVESLVEAMALLTRHKERLPKPERITRFTAAAEARLNATDCSLSPHAGGMIRYWSTPIEGEIRDDQGICLVNPDTGMFMRYKVAGAYDSNIALLLTKGEDRLDSYLHLSRVLGKTTLRGSDLATNLEFHYGLVNWFIGQNVMAKPTTRFVVPYLTLVGQLKEEASKLDTVYAFLQMKKAYAKKMAEQFPTEPAVAKTMSQILDRKGTLVTRPMDRLLDDPHLLSGWLSLNKNNFKLEQGKVVWLYNPLDILNETYEYLNMSFDPKAPAAEVIWWHDNDLLQKGLRFYATLNEKLSLGKEDYFKLNDALQKEKPQGGFSAEEWDEIRSSHIGFEAGLELLGMLFLIADNVKFWEFRVEQDLEVTIPAHLHDVDLQTRLKKVLVPPPSTKADEIVAMCGGMYYGQEAPGMPPFVHEGMHFEKGQALYIIEVMKMFNTVRATFSGTIDKIVIQSGDGSIVQKGQPLFKITPDEKFVEVNPEDLEREKRERTTTYLKCVL, from the coding sequence ATGAACGACCTCTACATGAACAACCCCCTGATTCACCGCGACCGCCGGCTCGGGCAATCTCCCTCCGCGTGGGTGCGCTCCTTTGCCTGCGAAGATCTGAAGCCGCTGATCGTCTGCCGCGGCCCGATCCGCAAAGAGGCCATGGATGTATTCGAAGAGATGGGGATCGGCCATTACGGCATCCTCCTCTCGGAGAAGGACTCCATTGTCTACCCCAATGCCCTTGCCCCGGAACTGCGCCAGCTGACCGATTCCACCCGGGTGCACCGGGTTCCCGACTATACCGGCGCCAGCAAGGAGGAGCGGGTCGAGCGGATCGGCCAGATCATCCAGATTGCCAAGGACAACGGCTATGATTCCATCTTTGCCGGCTACGGGTTCATGGCCGAGGACGAGGAGTTCGTCGCTGCCATCGAGAACGCCGGGCTCAAGTTCATCGGCCCCAATTCCCGTACCCAGGCCGATGCCGGCAAGAAGGACGAAGCCAAGCGGACTGCCCTGCAGGTAGGGGTCAGCGTTACCCCCGGTATCAACAACGTGACCGCCCGGACCCTGGTGAAGAAGCACCCCACCCGCGACAATCTGCTGGCGCTGGTCAAAGCCGAAGGGCTGAAGGTCGATGCCAAGGTCCTGAAGGATACCAAGCTCTCCCTGGAGGACCTGGCCGACGAGATCCTTTACGCTTCGTACGAAAAGGGGATTGACCTCTATTCCATCGAGGAGCTCTGCGTGCAGGTGCAGGCCGAAGTAATCGCTATGTTCAAGGAGTATCCCGGCAGTCGCATTCGCCTCAAGGCTATCGGTGGCGGCGGCGGCAAGGGGCAGCGCATCCTGGGGGCCTCACTGCTCACGGCAAAGAATCCCACCGACAAGCAGATCAAGGAAGCGGCGGCCGAGGCCCCGACCCTGGTGCGTGAGGTTTTGAACGAGGTGAAGGCCAATGGCGTGGGTGACAACAAAAACGTCCTGATCGAGCTCAACATCGAGCAGACCCGCCACAATGAGATCCAGCTTCTGGGGAACGGCGAATGGTGTGTTTCCCTCGGCGGACGCGACTGCTCGCTGCAGATGCACGAACAGAAGCTGCTGGAGATCTCGGTGACCCAGGAAGGGCTGACCCTTGCCATCGAGAAGGCGAAGAAGGCGGGCAGGAAAGCGGAAGTCAAGGCCCTGGAGAGCGATCTCAACGTGCTGAAGCGGATGGAGGATGATGCGGCAAAGTTCGGTCAGGCAGTTGGCCTCGATTCCGCCTCCACCTTCGAGTGCATCGTCGACCGGGACCGCTATTACTTCATGGAAGTGAACACCCGCATCCAGGTGGAGCACCGGGTTTCCGAACTCTGCTACTCCCTCAAGTTCACCAATCCCAAGGACAAAAAGGACTTCTTCATCGTCGAATCCCTGGTTGAAGCAATGGCCCTCTTGACGCGGCACAAAGAGCGTCTTCCCAAGCCTGAGCGCATTACCCGCTTCACTGCAGCCGCCGAGGCCCGCCTCAATGCGACGGATTGCTCCCTTTCGCCCCATGCCGGCGGTATGATCCGCTACTGGTCGACGCCGATCGAGGGTGAGATTCGCGACGACCAGGGGATCTGTCTGGTGAACCCGGATACTGGCATGTTCATGCGTTACAAGGTCGCCGGCGCCTACGATTCCAACATTGCGCTGCTCCTGACCAAAGGGGAAGACCGTCTGGACAGCTACCTGCACCTCTCCCGGGTCCTCGGCAAGACAACCCTTCGCGGATCGGACCTGGCCACCAACCTGGAATTCCACTATGGCTTGGTCAACTGGTTCATCGGCCAGAATGTCATGGCGAAGCCCACAACGAGGTTCGTTGTCCCCTACCTGACCCTGGTGGGGCAGCTCAAGGAAGAGGCGAGCAAGCTCGATACGGTCTATGCTTTCCTGCAGATGAAGAAGGCGTATGCAAAGAAGATGGCCGAGCAGTTCCCGACTGAACCTGCCGTGGCCAAGACCATGTCGCAGATCCTCGACCGCAAGGGGACCCTGGTAACCCGGCCGATGGACAGGCTGCTGGATGACCCGCACCTCTTGTCGGGATGGCTTTCGCTCAACAAGAACAATTTCAAGCTTGAGCAGGGGAAGGTGGTCTGGCTCTACAACCCTCTGGATATCCTGAACGAGACCTACGAATACCTGAACATGTCCTTTGATCCAAAGGCTCCGGCCGCCGAGGTTATCTGGTGGCACGACAATGACCTGCTCCAGAAGGGGCTCCGCTTCTATGCCACCCTGAATGAAAAACTCTCTTTGGGCAAGGAGGATTACTTCAAACTCAATGATGCCTTGCAGAAGGAAAAGCCTCAGGGAGGCTTCTCGGCCGAGGAATGGGACGAAATACGTTCATCCCATATCGGTTTCGAGGCTGGTCTGGAGCTCTTGGGGATGTTGTTCCTGATTGCCGACAACGTCAAGTTCTGGGAATTCCGCGTTGAACAGGACCTGGAGGTGACCATCCCCGCCCATCTGCATGATGTGGATCTGCAGACTCGGCTGAAGAAGGTGCTGGTACCGCCTCCTTCCACCAAGGCCGACGAGATCGTTGCGATGTGCGGCGGGATGTATTATGGACAGGAGGCGCCGGGAATGCCGCCGTTCGTGCATGAAGGGATGCATTTCGAGAAGGGGCAGGCGCTCTACATCATCGAGGTCATGAAGATGTTCAATACCGTGAGGGCCACGTTCTCCGGCACCATCGACAAGATCGTCATCCAGAGCGGGGACGGTTCCATCGTCCAGAAGGGGCAGCCGCTCTTCAAGATCACCCCCGACGAAAAATTTGTGGAGGTGAACCCCGAGGATCTCGAACGCGAGAAACGCGAACGGACCACGACATACTTGAAGTGTGTGCTCTAA